In Nocardioides sp. W7, the genomic stretch CAGGCGACGGGCGAGCTGCCCGCGTTGCCGGAGTCCGCCGCTGGTCTCGGACCCGATGCCTGAGGGGCACACCCTCCACCGCCTCGCGGGCGAGCTCACCCGCACCTTCGCCGGCCGCCTCGTGCGCGTCGGCAGCCCCCAGGGCCGGTTCGCCGACTCGGCCGCGCTGCTGGACGGCCTGGTGCTGGAGAGTGCTGAGGCGTGGGGCAAGCACCTGTTCGTCGCCTTCCCCGGCGAGCGCTTCATCCATATTCACCTGGGGCTGTACGGCAAGCTCGACGTCCACGACGGGGTCGAGGACGTCCCCGACCCGGTCGGCCAGGTCCGGCTCCGGCTGGTGCGGGCCTCGACCACCGAAGCAGCCGCGTACGCCGACCTGCGCGGTGCGACCGCCTGTGAGCTGCTGACGCGCGCCGGGCGCGACGCGATCGTCGCCCGCTCCGGGCCCGACCCGATCCGCCCCGACGCGGACCCGGACCGGGCCTGGGAGCGGATCCGGCGCAGCCGGGTCACGATCGCCGGCCTGCTCATGGACCAGGCGGTGCTGGCGGGTGTCGGGAACGTCTACCGCGCCGAGGTGCTGTTCCGGCACCGGGTCGATCCGTTCCGCCCCGGCAACACCCTGCGCCGGGCCCAGTGGCAGGCGATGTGGGACGACCTGGTCGAGCTGATGGCCGAGGGGGTGCGCACCGGCCGGATCGACACCGTCCGGCCCGAGCACACCCCGGAGGCGATGGGCCGAGCGCCGCGCAAGGACGACCACGGCGGGGAGGTGTACGTCTACCGACGGCACACCCAACCGTGCCTGGTGTGCGGCACCGAGGTCCGGACCGAGGTGCTGGCCGGACGCAACCTGTTCTGGTGCCCGCGTTGTCAACGTCGGCACCGACCGCGGCAGTAGGGTGAGCGCACCCGACCACGAGGACCGACGATGAACGCGGCGCAGGAAGAGCACCGGCCGGCGCGTTCCACGGCGCTGGGCCGGCGCTGGCGTTCGTCGTACCGCGGCGGGCTGGTGCGCGAGTACCGCCTGGTCGCGGCCCTGATGGCGCTCACCGTGCTCATCGACGTCGGCGTCGCCTTCTCGCCGACGACGTTCCCGTTCACCTCGCTCATGGTGCCGCTGCTGGTGGGGAGCCTGCTGCTCGGCCCGCGTCAGCTCCAGTGGTTCGTGATCTGGGTGATGCTGATGCTGATGGTCGCCCTGCTCAACCAGGAGGACATCACCGCGCGGATCGTCGGTGCGACGGCGATCCAGTTCCTGATGGGCTTCATCGTGCTGCTGTCCTCCTTCCGCCGCACCCGCCTCGGCGTGGGCGGCGCGATGGGGGAGTCGATGCTGGTCGACCTGCGCGACCGGATCCTCAACCAGGGCGGCATCCCGGAGCTGCCGAACGGCTGGTACGTCGAGTCCGCGCTCCGCTCGGCGGGCGGGACCCCGTTCGCCGGTGACTTCATGGTCGCCACCCAGCCCTCGCGCGAGCGGCTGGAGGTCGTCGTGGTCGACGTGTCGGGCAAGGGGGAGCAGGCCGGCACCCGTGCGCTGCTGCTCTCCGGCGCGTTCGGCGGCCTGCTCGGTGCGCTGCCACCCGACCAGTTCCTGGGCGCGGCCAACGACTACCTGCTCCGCCAGGACTGGGAGGAGGGGTTCGCGACCGCCGTACATCTCAGCCTCGACCTGCGGAGCGGGGACTTCGAGATCCGCACGGCCGGTCACCCGCCGGCGGTCCATCGGGCCAAGGGATCGGGGCGGTGGTCCGTGCTGCAGACCGAGGGCCCGGTCCTGGGTCTGCTGGAGAACGCCCAGTTCAGCTGCGCCCGGGGCACCCTCGGCCAGGGCGACGCCGTACTGCTCTACACCGACGGGATGGTCGAGGAGCCGCGCCGCGACATCGACCTCGGCATCGACCGGATGCTGGGCGAGGCCGAGGTCCTGCTGCGTGGCGACTTCACCGGAGCGGCCGCCCGCCTGGTCGACGCCCTCGGGTCGCGCAACGACGACCGGGCGATGCTGGTGGTCAACCGGGCCTGACCGCCCCACGCGGGACCCGGGCCGTTTGGGGCCCGGAGGGCCCGGTGTGGCAGGATCTGTCCGATTCCCGGTGGCCGTCACCACGGCTGCGGGGGTCCGCGGGGGCGCAGCCCCCGTGTGTGCGGATGTAGCTCAATGGTAGAGCCCCAGTCTTCCAAACTGGCTACGCGGGTTCGATTCCCGTCATCCGCTCCAGGCGGCTCGACAGGCGACTGTCGGGCAACTTGGCGGGGCGTAGCGTAGTGGCTAGCGCGCCTGCTTTGGGAGCAGGAGATCGCAGGTTCGAGTCCTGTCGCCCCGACGCACGAACCATCCCCCACCGACCGGTGGACAACATGAATCACACGACAGGAGACAACCTGTGAAGAGCGCCGTCGAGACCTTGAGCCCGACTCGGGCCAAGCTGACCGTCGAGGTGCCCTTCGAGGAGCTCAAGCCGAGCCTCGACGCGGCGTACAAGCAGATCGCCCAGCAGATCAACGTCCCCGGCTTCCGTCGGGGCAAGGTGCCCCCGATGGTCATCGACCGCCAGGTCGGGCGCGGTGCCGTGCTGGACCAGGCCATCAACGACGCGCTTCCGAAGAAGTACATCGAGGCGCTGCAGGCCAACTCCCTCGAGCCGCTCGCGCAGCCCGAGGTCGAGGTGACCAAGCTCGAGGACAACGAGGTGCTGGAGTTCACCGCCGAGGTGGACGTGAAGCCGACCATCGAGCTGCCCGCCTACGAGGGTCTCGCGGCCGAGGTCGAGGACTCCGTGGTCACCGACGAGGACGTCGACCAGCAGGTCAAGTCCCTCCAGGAGCGGTTCGCGACCCTGGCCGACGTCGAGCGGCCCGCCGCCGACGGCGACTTCGTCGTGCTCGACCTCAAGGCCACCCAGAACGGCGAGGTGCTCGAGGGCGCCGAGGTGACCGGCATGTCCTACCAGGTCGGGCGCGGCGGCATGCTCGACGGCCTCGACGAGGCGCTGACCGGCATGTCCGCCGGCGAGGAGAAGACCTTCTCCTCCGAGCTGGTGGGCGGCGACCTGGTGGGCGAGCCCGTCGAGGTGCTCGTCTCCATCTCGCAGGTCCAGGAGCAGGAGCTCCCGGAGCTCGACGACGACTTCGCCCAGCTGGCCTCCGAGTTCGACACCGTCGCCGAGCTGACCGACGACGTCCGGGTCCGGCTCGCCAACGGCAAGCGCCTCGAGCAGGCCGCCGCCGCCCGCGACGCCGTCCTGGAGGCGCTGCTG encodes the following:
- a CDS encoding DNA-formamidopyrimidine glycosylase family protein, whose product is MPEGHTLHRLAGELTRTFAGRLVRVGSPQGRFADSAALLDGLVLESAEAWGKHLFVAFPGERFIHIHLGLYGKLDVHDGVEDVPDPVGQVRLRLVRASTTEAAAYADLRGATACELLTRAGRDAIVARSGPDPIRPDADPDRAWERIRRSRVTIAGLLMDQAVLAGVGNVYRAEVLFRHRVDPFRPGNTLRRAQWQAMWDDLVELMAEGVRTGRIDTVRPEHTPEAMGRAPRKDDHGGEVYVYRRHTQPCLVCGTEVRTEVLAGRNLFWCPRCQRRHRPRQ
- a CDS encoding PP2C family protein-serine/threonine phosphatase → MNAAQEEHRPARSTALGRRWRSSYRGGLVREYRLVAALMALTVLIDVGVAFSPTTFPFTSLMVPLLVGSLLLGPRQLQWFVIWVMLMLMVALLNQEDITARIVGATAIQFLMGFIVLLSSFRRTRLGVGGAMGESMLVDLRDRILNQGGIPELPNGWYVESALRSAGGTPFAGDFMVATQPSRERLEVVVVDVSGKGEQAGTRALLLSGAFGGLLGALPPDQFLGAANDYLLRQDWEEGFATAVHLSLDLRSGDFEIRTAGHPPAVHRAKGSGRWSVLQTEGPVLGLLENAQFSCARGTLGQGDAVLLYTDGMVEEPRRDIDLGIDRMLGEAEVLLRGDFTGAAARLVDALGSRNDDRAMLVVNRA
- the tig gene encoding trigger factor, which produces MKSAVETLSPTRAKLTVEVPFEELKPSLDAAYKQIAQQINVPGFRRGKVPPMVIDRQVGRGAVLDQAINDALPKKYIEALQANSLEPLAQPEVEVTKLEDNEVLEFTAEVDVKPTIELPAYEGLAAEVEDSVVTDEDVDQQVKSLQERFATLADVERPAADGDFVVLDLKATQNGEVLEGAEVTGMSYQVGRGGMLDGLDEALTGMSAGEEKTFSSELVGGDLVGEPVEVLVSISQVQEQELPELDDDFAQLASEFDTVAELTDDVRVRLANGKRLEQAAAARDAVLEALLEQVEVPLPETMVADELNARRENVEQQLAMAGITMEKYLEDEGQTVEEFEADLERRVRDAVAAQFLLDEVAKKEELGVDQNELSQHLVRRAQQSGQDPQEFANHMFEHNHIPDLVQEILRGKALARIVESAVVKDASGNVVELKNLRPDGTIGEPETESETDEDAAKADDEA